The sequence below is a genomic window from Thermus neutrinimicus.
ACCCCGGGAAAGATGGCCCTGGGTCTCAAGGTGGTCCGCACGGACGGCCAACCCGTGGACTGGCTCACCGCCTTCATGCGGGAGGTGGTGGGCAAGACCCTCTCCACCCTGCCCCTTCTCCTGGGCTACCTGTGGGCCTTCTTCCATCCCAAACACCAGGCTTGGCACGACCTCATCGCCGATACCCTGGTGGTGCGCCCAGGCCAAACCCATACCGGGTCGGAAGGGGGTGGGCCTGAACCACGCCCGTGAACGGGTCATCCCCACGCGTGTGGGGACTACGGCCGTGGCCTGCGGACAACAGGCGTCAGGCGGCGGGTCATCCCCACGCGTGTGGGGACTACACCCGGGAGCTCATCTCCCGGGAAAGCACCACCGGGTCATCCCCACGCGTGTGGGGACTACCAGCTTGGCCCGGTCCGCCCAGATGAGGACTCCGGGTCATCCCCACGCGTGTGGGGACTACAATGGCGCCCACATCGATGAGCACGTCCTGGGCGGGTCATCCCCACGCGTGTGGGGACTACCTGAAGCGAGACCCTATCACCCGCCGGGCTTACGGGTCATCCCCACGCGTGTG
It includes:
- a CDS encoding RDD family protein — its product is MVIASPWRRLMASFLDGLILVALSFLLMTLAGVNPLVQTTSFTQDLLFNWLPSWAYYVVFTALYGATPGKMALGLKVVRTDGQPVDWLTAFMREVVGKTLSTLPLLLGYLWAFFHPKHQAWHDLIADTLVVRPGQTHTGSEGGGPEPRP